In one Streptomyces marincola genomic region, the following are encoded:
- a CDS encoding ABC transporter substrate-binding protein produces the protein MRSKSRSTTRALVASAAACTLLAACAGAGGHGSGGDSINVLMVNNPQMVQLRELTQEHFTEETGIEVHFTVLPENEVRDKISQDFANQSGQYDVATISNYETPIYSGNGWLQPLDEYLSSDSDYDAADILPPIQRSLTGEDGHIYAQPFYGESSFLMYRTDVFEEHGLTMPERPTWQEVADLAAEVDAAEEDMKGICLRGLPGWGEVIAPLTTLVNTFGGTWFTADWEAALTEPEFVEATEFYVDLVREHGEAGAAQSGYAECLNNMVQGNTAMWYDATAGAGSLEAADSPVRGTIGYVPAPVVETESSGWLYTWAWGVQRASANPDAAWEFISWASGTEYEELVGETLGWENVPAGKRASTYDDPRYQQAAGAFWEVTRDAIAEADPFDPGVQERPVPGVQFVTIPEFADLGTRVSQEISAAIAGRQSVRDALETSQDMAEEIAEEHRNR, from the coding sequence ATGCGCAGCAAGAGCCGAAGCACCACGCGTGCCCTGGTCGCCAGCGCGGCGGCCTGTACGCTGCTCGCCGCCTGCGCCGGAGCCGGAGGCCACGGCTCCGGCGGCGACAGCATCAACGTCCTCATGGTCAACAACCCGCAGATGGTCCAGCTCAGGGAGCTCACCCAGGAGCACTTCACCGAGGAGACCGGGATCGAGGTCCACTTCACGGTGCTCCCGGAGAACGAGGTCAGGGACAAGATCAGTCAGGACTTCGCCAACCAGTCCGGCCAGTACGACGTGGCCACGATCAGCAACTACGAGACGCCGATCTACTCGGGCAACGGCTGGCTCCAGCCGCTCGACGAATACCTCTCCTCCGACAGCGACTACGACGCCGCCGACATCCTCCCGCCCATCCAGCGCTCGCTGACCGGCGAGGACGGCCACATCTACGCGCAGCCGTTCTACGGCGAGTCCTCGTTCCTGATGTACCGCACCGACGTGTTCGAAGAGCACGGCCTCACCATGCCGGAGAGGCCCACCTGGCAGGAGGTGGCCGACCTCGCCGCCGAGGTCGACGCGGCCGAGGAGGACATGAAGGGCATCTGCCTGCGCGGCCTGCCCGGCTGGGGCGAGGTCATCGCGCCGCTGACCACGCTGGTCAACACGTTCGGCGGCACGTGGTTCACCGCCGACTGGGAAGCCGCGCTCACCGAGCCCGAGTTCGTCGAGGCCACCGAGTTCTACGTGGACCTCGTGCGCGAGCACGGCGAGGCGGGTGCCGCCCAGTCCGGCTACGCCGAGTGCCTGAACAACATGGTCCAGGGCAACACCGCCATGTGGTACGACGCCACCGCGGGCGCCGGCTCGCTTGAGGCGGCCGACTCCCCGGTGCGCGGCACCATCGGCTACGTGCCCGCGCCGGTCGTGGAGACCGAGAGCTCGGGCTGGCTCTACACGTGGGCCTGGGGCGTGCAGCGGGCCTCGGCCAACCCGGACGCCGCCTGGGAGTTCATCTCCTGGGCCTCCGGCACGGAGTACGAGGAACTCGTCGGCGAGACCCTCGGCTGGGAGAACGTCCCGGCCGGCAAACGGGCGTCCACCTACGACGACCCGCGCTACCAGCAGGCGGCCGGCGCGTTCTGGGAGGTGACGCGGGACGCCATCGCCGAGGCCGACCCGTTCGACCCGGGCGTGCAGGAACGGCCGGTCCCGGGAGTGCAGTTCGTCACCATCCCCGAGTTCGCCGACCTCGGGACCCGCGTGTCGCAGGAGATCAGCGCGGCCATCGCCGGGCGGCAGAGCGTCCGGGACGCGCTGGAGACCTCCCAGGACATGGCCGAGGAGATCGCGGAGGAGCACCGGAACCGATGA
- a CDS encoding DeoR/GlpR family DNA-binding transcription regulator: MTAEERQRAIVGVARRSGAVQVTQLARDLGVAKETVRRDLRVLEAHGLLRRTHGGAYPVESAGFETTLALRATRHVPEKRRIAAAAAELVGDAETVFIDEGFTPQLIAESLPRDRALTVVTASLTVASALAPVDDWTVLLLGGRVRGSTMATVDHWTAKMLAGFVIDLAFIGANGISREHGLTTPDPAVSEVKRQAVLASRRRVFTGIHTKFGAASFCRFADVPDLDVIVTSTSLSTAEAHRYSLQGPQVIRV; encoded by the coding sequence ATGACCGCGGAGGAGCGGCAGCGCGCCATCGTCGGAGTCGCCAGGCGCTCCGGCGCGGTGCAGGTCACCCAACTGGCGCGGGATCTCGGCGTGGCCAAGGAGACCGTGCGCAGGGATCTGCGCGTGCTGGAGGCGCACGGCCTGCTCCGCCGCACCCACGGCGGCGCGTACCCCGTGGAGAGCGCCGGGTTCGAGACGACGCTCGCGCTGCGCGCCACGCGGCACGTGCCGGAGAAGCGGCGCATCGCCGCGGCCGCCGCCGAACTGGTGGGCGACGCCGAGACGGTGTTCATCGACGAGGGCTTCACCCCCCAGCTCATCGCCGAGTCGCTGCCGAGGGACCGGGCGTTGACCGTGGTCACCGCGTCGCTGACCGTGGCGTCGGCCCTGGCCCCGGTCGACGACTGGACGGTGCTGCTGCTCGGCGGCCGGGTCCGCGGCTCCACGATGGCAACGGTCGACCACTGGACGGCGAAGATGCTCGCCGGCTTCGTCATCGACCTCGCCTTCATCGGCGCCAACGGCATCTCCCGCGAGCACGGCCTCACCACGCCCGACCCCGCGGTGAGCGAGGTCAAGCGGCAGGCCGTGCTGGCCTCAAGGCGCCGGGTGTTCACCGGCATCCACACCAAGTTCGGCGCGGCGAGCTTCTGCCGCTTCGCGGACGTGCCCGACCTCGACGTGATCGTGACGAGCACGAGTCTCAGCACCGCGGAGGCACACCGCTACTCCCTCCAGGGGCCGCAGGTCATCCGCGTCTGA
- a CDS encoding PhnD/SsuA/transferrin family substrate-binding protein — MPSTTRVPRLAARAALVPLALTACGSSAASGGGDSGEGRDPDTLVLAAIPSEESTSPAQRYEPIIELLEDETGKEVTFQKATSYTAVIEAQRAGRPTSPGDA, encoded by the coding sequence ATGCCCAGCACGACCCGCGTCCCCCGGCTGGCGGCGCGCGCCGCCCTGGTCCCGCTCGCGCTCACCGCCTGCGGTTCCAGCGCCGCGTCCGGCGGCGGCGACTCCGGTGAGGGCCGCGACCCGGACACCCTGGTCCTCGCGGCGATCCCGTCCGAGGAGTCCACCTCGCCCGCCCAGCGCTACGAGCCGATCATCGAGCTGCTTGAGGACGAGACCGGCAAGGAGGTGACCTTCCAGAAGGCCACCAGCTACACCGCCGTGATCGAGGCCCAGCGAGCGGGCAGGCCGACGTCGCCCGGGGACGCGTGA
- a CDS encoding SDR family oxidoreductase, whose product MPKAIDIPVPDLAGRLALVTGASDGIGLNIAARLARAGAEVLMPVRDPAKGEAAARRIRERVPDARLDVRTLDLASLASVAAFADELLREGRPLHIHINNAGVMTPPTRQVTEDGFELQFATNHLGHFALTARLLPLLRAGAARVTTQVSVAAARNAVHWDDLAWEQRYHAQKSYASSKIATGLFGLELHRRATAEDWGIRSNLSHPGISPTNLLAAQPGMGRPRDTTAVRVIRGLSRRGILAGTPESAALTAVYAATSPEAEGGHLYGPSGPFHLGGAPAEQKMYAPLRSAEDGRRIWELSERLVGVRFPGMEEHRNENRR is encoded by the coding sequence ATGCCGAAGGCCATCGACATCCCCGTACCCGACCTCGCCGGCCGGCTCGCCCTCGTCACGGGCGCGAGCGACGGGATCGGGCTGAACATCGCCGCGCGGCTCGCGCGGGCCGGCGCCGAGGTCCTCATGCCGGTGCGCGACCCGGCCAAGGGGGAGGCCGCCGCGCGGCGCATCCGCGAGCGCGTGCCCGACGCCCGGCTCGACGTCCGCACGCTCGACCTGGCCTCGCTCGCGTCGGTCGCCGCCTTCGCCGACGAGCTGCTGCGCGAGGGGCGCCCGCTGCACATCCACATCAACAACGCCGGCGTCATGACGCCGCCCACCCGCCAGGTCACCGAGGACGGGTTCGAGCTCCAGTTCGCCACCAACCACCTCGGGCACTTCGCCCTCACCGCCCGGCTGCTGCCGCTGCTGCGGGCCGGCGCGGCGCGCGTGACGACGCAGGTGAGCGTCGCGGCGGCCAGGAACGCCGTCCACTGGGACGACCTCGCCTGGGAGCAGCGCTACCACGCGCAGAAGTCGTACGCCTCCTCGAAGATCGCGACCGGCCTGTTCGGGCTTGAGCTGCACCGCCGCGCCACCGCGGAGGACTGGGGGATCAGGAGCAACCTGTCGCACCCCGGCATCTCGCCCACCAACCTGCTGGCCGCGCAGCCGGGGATGGGGCGCCCGCGGGACACCACGGCGGTGCGGGTGATCCGCGGGCTCTCCCGCCGCGGCATCCTGGCCGGCACCCCCGAGTCGGCCGCGCTGACCGCTGTGTACGCGGCGACAAGCCCGGAGGCCGAGGGCGGCCACCTGTACGGCCCGAGCGGACCCTTCCACCTCGGCGGCGCACCGGCCGAGCAGAAGATGTACGCCCCGCTGCGAAGCGCGGAGGACGGCCGGCGGATCTGGGAGCTGTCGGAGCGGCTGGTGGGCGTGCGTTTCCCGGGCATGGAGGAACACCGGAACGAGAACCGTCGCTAG
- a CDS encoding DUF5107 domain-containing protein, which produces MARTTTTVRRSTLILPVAPLGPENPLPPLLPRDEAHHVGERERAALPPDMARQIGYAPLRTVLPTRLLDGYGRTRRRTELETLVIENDRLRATVLPGFGGRVHSLYHKPSGRDLLYTNPVLQPADFALNGAWFSGGIEWNIGATGHTTLSCAPVHAAVVTAPDGGRMLRLWEWERLRDTPFQVDLWLPEGSDHLFVGVRVRNPHETAVPLYWWSNTAVPEGPGTRVLAPADEAWHFGYARTLRRIPVPEWDGADRSYPLHGDHPADYFYEVPASARKWIAAVDRHGSGLVQTSTARLSGRKLFVWGAGPGGRRWQRWLTEEGTPGYAEIQAGLARTQLEHVPLAAGAEVSWLETYGPVDCDPAAVHGSDWRAAREHLALRLADTLPAERVAAAYAAWLPCADLAPEEALHTGSGWGALDVARGGYALPGTPFDSGTIGAEQRPWLRLLDTGRLPDEAADPARPPGPGPVSAPWRERLECAPGGPVTDYHLGVAQWHAGDRSQAGRSWERALAAGPTPWVLRCLAVARAAAGHRQEAAEYAAAAAGLALDTPGVPLPALAALGREAVPLLLAAGRAAEAGRLLERLPDRVRGTGRFRLLHARVLIAQGDRRAARTVFDAGFEVADLREGDEILSDTWAELTEDPLPERYEFRMRPS; this is translated from the coding sequence ATGGCCCGCACCACGACGACCGTCCGCCGCAGCACGCTCATCCTGCCCGTGGCGCCCCTGGGCCCCGAGAACCCGCTGCCGCCGCTGCTGCCCCGCGACGAGGCGCACCACGTCGGCGAACGGGAGCGGGCCGCGCTGCCGCCCGACATGGCCCGCCAGATCGGGTACGCGCCGCTGCGCACGGTGCTGCCCACCCGGCTCCTCGACGGGTACGGCAGGACCCGCCGCCGTACCGAGCTGGAGACCCTGGTCATCGAGAACGACCGGCTGCGCGCCACCGTGCTGCCCGGTTTCGGCGGCCGCGTCCACTCGCTGTACCACAAGCCGTCGGGGCGTGACCTGCTGTACACCAACCCCGTGCTCCAGCCCGCCGACTTCGCGCTGAACGGCGCGTGGTTCTCCGGCGGCATCGAATGGAACATCGGCGCGACCGGACACACGACGCTCTCCTGCGCGCCCGTGCACGCGGCCGTCGTGACGGCTCCCGACGGCGGCCGGATGCTGCGGCTGTGGGAGTGGGAACGGCTGCGGGACACGCCGTTCCAGGTCGACCTGTGGCTGCCCGAGGGCTCGGACCACCTGTTCGTCGGGGTGCGCGTCCGCAACCCGCACGAGACGGCCGTGCCCCTCTACTGGTGGTCGAACACCGCCGTGCCCGAGGGCCCCGGCACCCGCGTCCTCGCGCCCGCCGACGAGGCGTGGCACTTCGGCTACGCCAGGACCCTGCGGCGCATCCCCGTGCCCGAGTGGGACGGCGCGGACCGCAGCTACCCGCTGCACGGCGACCACCCGGCCGACTACTTCTACGAGGTGCCCGCGTCCGCCAGGAAGTGGATCGCCGCGGTGGACCGGCACGGGTCCGGCCTGGTGCAGACCTCCACGGCCCGGCTGAGCGGCCGGAAGCTGTTCGTGTGGGGCGCGGGCCCGGGCGGGCGCCGCTGGCAGCGCTGGCTGACCGAGGAGGGCACGCCCGGGTACGCCGAGATCCAGGCCGGGCTGGCCCGCACCCAGCTGGAGCACGTGCCGCTCGCGGCCGGGGCCGAGGTCAGCTGGCTGGAGACCTACGGGCCGGTCGACTGCGACCCGGCCGCCGTGCACGGCTCCGACTGGCGCGCGGCCCGCGAACACCTCGCGCTGCGGCTGGCGGACACGCTGCCGGCGGAACGCGTGGCGGCGGCGTACGCGGCCTGGCTGCCCTGCGCGGACCTCGCCCCCGAGGAGGCGCTGCACACGGGGAGCGGCTGGGGCGCGCTCGACGTCGCGCGCGGCGGCTACGCGTTGCCTGGCACGCCGTTCGACTCCGGCACGATCGGCGCGGAGCAGCGCCCGTGGCTGCGGCTGCTCGACACAGGACGGCTCCCGGACGAGGCCGCGGACCCGGCCAGGCCGCCAGGGCCAGGACCGGTCTCCGCCCCCTGGCGCGAGCGCCTTGAGTGCGCGCCGGGCGGGCCGGTCACCGACTACCACCTCGGGGTGGCCCAGTGGCACGCGGGCGACCGGTCGCAGGCCGGGCGCAGCTGGGAACGCGCGCTCGCCGCCGGACCGACCCCCTGGGTGCTGCGCTGCCTCGCCGTGGCCCGGGCCGCCGCCGGGCACCGGCAGGAGGCGGCCGAGTACGCCGCCGCGGCGGCCGGCCTCGCCCTCGACACGCCGGGCGTGCCGCTGCCCGCCCTGGCGGCGCTCGGCCGCGAGGCGGTGCCGCTGCTGCTGGCCGCGGGCCGGGCCGCCGAGGCCGGGCGGCTCCTGGAGCGGCTGCCGGACCGCGTGCGCGGGACGGGCAGGTTCCGGCTGCTGCACGCGCGCGTGCTCATCGCCCAGGGCGACCGGCGCGCCGCGCGGACCGTCTTCGACGCCGGGTTCGAGGTGGCGGACCTGCGCGAGGGCGACGAGATCCTGAGCGACACCTGGGCGGAGCTGACCGAGGATCCGCTGCCCGAGCGGTACGAGTTCCGGATGCGCCCGTCCTGA
- a CDS encoding carbohydrate ABC transporter permease, which yields MTTADLKTTTARPARQAAGRAAPRPPGGGRWRSAALTLGAWVAGLLFFLPVAWLVLTSLHSESDAASNPPAVMAPLTLDNYREFFGTSIWEGPWPPLINSATASLASTALVLLLALPAAYALTIRPVKAWRDTLFFFLSTKMLPVVAGLLPVYLFARNIGFLDHVWLLVILYTSMNLPIAVWMLQSFLAEVPSSVIEAAQLDGARLPVVLGRVVAPIVLPGIAATALICFIFSWNELLFARVLTGVRAETAPVFLTSFITSQGLFLAQLAAASIAISLPVLAAGFAAQDKLVQGLSLGAVK from the coding sequence ATGACGACCGCCGACCTGAAGACCACGACCGCCCGCCCCGCGCGGCAGGCCGCCGGCCGCGCCGCCCCCCGCCCGCCCGGCGGCGGCCGGTGGCGCTCGGCGGCGCTCACGCTCGGCGCGTGGGTGGCCGGACTGCTGTTCTTCCTGCCCGTTGCGTGGCTGGTGCTGACGTCACTGCACTCGGAGTCCGACGCGGCGAGCAACCCGCCCGCGGTCATGGCCCCGCTGACGCTCGACAACTATCGCGAGTTCTTCGGCACCTCGATCTGGGAGGGGCCCTGGCCGCCGCTGATCAACTCGGCCACCGCGTCCCTGGCCTCGACCGCCCTGGTGCTGCTCCTCGCGCTGCCGGCCGCCTACGCGCTGACCATCAGGCCGGTGAAGGCGTGGCGCGACACGCTGTTCTTCTTCCTGTCCACCAAGATGCTGCCGGTCGTGGCCGGGCTGCTGCCGGTCTACCTGTTCGCGCGGAACATCGGCTTCCTCGACCACGTCTGGCTCCTGGTCATCCTCTACACCTCGATGAACCTGCCCATCGCTGTGTGGATGCTCCAGTCCTTCCTCGCCGAGGTTCCCTCATCCGTCATCGAGGCGGCCCAGCTGGACGGCGCGAGACTGCCGGTGGTGCTGGGGCGCGTGGTGGCGCCCATCGTGCTGCCCGGCATCGCCGCCACGGCGCTGATCTGCTTCATCTTCAGCTGGAACGAACTGCTCTTCGCGCGGGTCCTCACCGGCGTCAGGGCCGAGACGGCCCCGGTGTTCCTGACCAGCTTCATCACGAGCCAGGGCCTGTTCCTCGCCCAGCTGGCCGCCGCCTCGATCGCCATCTCCCTGCCGGTGCTCGCCGCGGGGTTCGCCGCCCAGGACAAGCTGGTCCAGGGTCTGTCGCTAGGAGCTGTCAAGTGA
- a CDS encoding polysaccharide lyase family 8 super-sandwich domain-containing protein — protein MPGLDSVRMRLCAQLLTADPPAAAERERLADTLGDDSTWPDIDYDAPDGVEWEAIGHLDRARCLARSTAHHGQALRALEGWRRLGIHAANWWYNEIGVPQNVGDSLLLLHDRLGAEEREQWGDWLGDSAGPVEMTGQNIIWRQGVELRRAVLVGDADLLAAAVGRMATVLRPSDSEGIQDDLSFHHHGPLPYAGGYGASLVTTIVPWVHAVHDTPWAFDEEQVQLLVDYLLDGQQWALHGDGYDFTLMGREVTRETAHRAGAALRESLRRLLATGPPRARELTAFARRLEQLGAGDADGAGPGGPVGCRYYPRSDYLAHRRPGWSLSVRMSSTRTIPTESLAGENLRGRHLADGVAAIRVGDTPEDGYRAVLPVWDWARLPGITAEQPSDPAALLPRPNERRGAGDDVAGWTDGRLGIALMRLAGTDRIADGWKAWFCFGDMVIALGTHISAPSAEHPVITTIDQRLATGPVTIGPGPTGQDWVHQGRIGYIPLVEHSEVLAGTHPRSGSWSDITENGRATPQTANVFHVGVDHGHRPEGAFYAWLILPDADAETTRERAARPGVAVLANTAALQAVHCRGTGVTLTARHDTTGIALGSGIAD, from the coding sequence ATGCCTGGACTCGACAGTGTCCGCATGCGCCTGTGCGCGCAGTTGCTGACCGCCGACCCGCCGGCTGCCGCGGAACGTGAGCGCCTGGCCGACACGCTGGGGGACGACAGCACCTGGCCCGACATCGACTACGACGCCCCCGACGGCGTGGAGTGGGAGGCGATCGGCCACCTGGACCGCGCCCGCTGCCTGGCCCGCTCGACGGCTCACCACGGCCAAGCGCTGCGCGCGCTGGAGGGCTGGCGGCGCCTCGGAATCCACGCCGCGAACTGGTGGTACAACGAGATCGGCGTCCCGCAGAACGTCGGTGATTCCCTCCTTCTGCTGCACGACCGGCTCGGCGCGGAAGAACGCGAGCAGTGGGGCGACTGGCTCGGCGACTCCGCCGGCCCGGTGGAGATGACGGGGCAGAACATCATCTGGCGCCAGGGGGTCGAGCTGAGACGCGCCGTCCTCGTCGGAGACGCCGACCTGCTGGCCGCGGCGGTCGGCCGCATGGCGACCGTGCTGCGCCCGTCCGACAGCGAGGGCATCCAGGACGACCTGAGCTTCCATCACCACGGGCCGCTGCCCTACGCCGGCGGCTACGGTGCCTCCCTCGTCACCACCATCGTCCCGTGGGTCCACGCCGTACACGACACGCCGTGGGCGTTCGACGAGGAGCAGGTACAGCTGCTGGTCGACTACCTCCTCGACGGCCAGCAGTGGGCCCTCCACGGCGACGGCTACGACTTCACGCTCATGGGCCGTGAGGTCACCCGCGAAACCGCGCACCGGGCCGGCGCCGCCCTCCGGGAGTCCCTGCGGCGGCTCCTGGCGACCGGGCCGCCCAGAGCCCGAGAACTGACGGCCTTCGCGCGGCGCCTGGAACAGCTCGGAGCCGGCGACGCGGACGGTGCGGGGCCGGGCGGTCCGGTCGGCTGCCGGTACTACCCCCGCTCCGACTATCTGGCACACCGCCGGCCCGGCTGGTCGCTCTCCGTACGGATGTCCTCGACCCGGACCATCCCGACGGAGAGCCTCGCCGGCGAGAATCTGCGGGGCCGCCACCTGGCCGACGGAGTCGCGGCGATCCGCGTGGGCGACACCCCCGAGGACGGCTACCGCGCCGTCCTCCCGGTATGGGACTGGGCACGCCTCCCCGGCATCACCGCCGAACAGCCCTCCGATCCCGCGGCGCTTCTTCCCCGCCCCAACGAGCGGCGCGGAGCCGGCGACGACGTCGCTGGATGGACCGACGGCCGCCTCGGCATCGCCCTCATGCGGCTCGCCGGTACCGACCGCATCGCGGACGGCTGGAAGGCCTGGTTCTGCTTCGGCGACATGGTGATCGCCCTGGGCACGCACATCAGCGCCCCCTCGGCCGAGCACCCGGTGATCACCACCATCGACCAGCGGCTGGCGACCGGGCCCGTGACGATCGGGCCGGGCCCGACCGGCCAGGACTGGGTACATCAGGGTCGCATCGGGTACATCCCCCTGGTCGAGCACTCCGAGGTACTCGCCGGTACCCATCCCCGATCCGGCAGCTGGTCCGACATCACGGAGAACGGAAGAGCAACACCGCAGACGGCGAACGTCTTCCACGTCGGCGTCGACCACGGCCACAGACCTGAAGGCGCCTTCTATGCCTGGCTCATCCTGCCCGACGCCGACGCGGAGACAACCCGAGAGCGCGCCGCGCGGCCCGGCGTCGCCGTGCTCGCCAACACCGCCGCCCTGCAAGCCGTCCACTGCCGCGGCACCGGCGTCACGCTCACCGCACGGCACGACACCACCGGCATCGCCCTCGGCTCCGGCATCGCCGACTGA
- a CDS encoding LapA family protein: MTSSARRPRSGRSAEFWTPGRITLAAVAVLTLIFIFENTRQTRIRLLIPEVTMPLWLALLAPGVIGALCGLYLARRR; the protein is encoded by the coding sequence ATGACCTCAAGTGCCAGGCGCCCGAGGAGCGGGCGCTCCGCCGAATTCTGGACCCCGGGCCGGATCACCCTCGCGGCCGTCGCCGTCCTCACGCTGATCTTCATCTTCGAGAACACCCGGCAGACCCGGATCAGGCTGCTGATCCCCGAGGTGACGATGCCGCTGTGGCTGGCGCTGCTCGCGCCCGGCGTCATCGGCGCCCTGTGCGGGCTCTACCTCGCGCGCCGCAGGTGA
- a CDS encoding zinc-dependent alcohol dehydrogenase family protein, with translation MKAALIESVGKVKVTTVPDPTPGPREVVVKVAACGLCGTDLHIREGEFAPRLPVVPGHEFAGEVVATGREVTTLAEGDRVAVDPSLYCHECRYCRTGHANLCERWAAIGVTVAGGAAEFAVAPAANCVKLPEHVSTQDAALIEPLSCAIRGYDVIRSTLGARVLIYGSGTMGLMMLELAKRTGASGVDVVDVNPERLATAERLGCSRTAAGADEFDRPEGWEFVIDATGNAAAIQDGLGRVAKAGTFLQFGVSDYAARATIEPYKIYNQEITITGSMAVLHSYERAADLFAAGLLDPSVFISDRLPLDEYPEALDRFAAGIGRKIVVTP, from the coding sequence GTGAAAGCCGCCCTCATCGAATCCGTCGGAAAGGTCAAGGTCACCACGGTCCCCGATCCGACCCCGGGGCCGCGCGAGGTCGTGGTCAAGGTCGCCGCGTGCGGCCTGTGCGGCACCGACCTGCACATCAGGGAGGGCGAGTTCGCGCCCCGGCTGCCGGTGGTGCCCGGCCACGAGTTCGCGGGCGAGGTGGTGGCCACCGGGCGGGAGGTCACCACGCTCGCCGAGGGCGACCGGGTCGCGGTCGACCCCTCCCTGTACTGCCACGAGTGCCGCTACTGCCGCACGGGGCACGCCAACCTGTGCGAGCGCTGGGCGGCGATCGGCGTGACGGTGGCGGGCGGCGCCGCCGAGTTCGCGGTGGCGCCCGCGGCGAACTGCGTGAAACTGCCCGAGCACGTCTCCACGCAGGACGCGGCGCTGATCGAGCCGCTGTCCTGCGCGATCCGCGGCTACGACGTCATCCGCTCCACGCTGGGCGCCCGGGTGCTGATCTACGGCTCGGGCACGATGGGCCTGATGATGCTCGAACTGGCCAAGCGGACCGGCGCGAGCGGCGTCGACGTCGTGGACGTGAACCCGGAGCGGCTGGCCACCGCCGAGCGGCTCGGCTGCTCAAGGACGGCGGCCGGCGCCGACGAGTTCGACCGGCCCGAGGGCTGGGAGTTCGTCATCGACGCCACGGGCAACGCCGCCGCCATCCAGGACGGCCTCGGCCGGGTCGCGAAGGCCGGCACGTTCCTCCAGTTCGGGGTGTCCGACTACGCGGCCCGCGCCACCATCGAGCCCTACAAGATCTACAACCAGGAGATCACCATCACCGGCTCGATGGCCGTGCTGCACAGCTACGAACGCGCCGCCGACCTGTTCGCGGCGGGGCTGCTGGACCCGTCGGTGTTCATCAGCGACCGGCTGCCGCTCGACGAGTACCCCGAGGCGCTCGACCGGTTCGCGGCCGGCATCGGCAGGAAGATCGTGGTCACGCCGTAG
- a CDS encoding carbohydrate ABC transporter permease, with protein MNTTTTRTPAPPARPAAGAARPPRPSRVSSWARRAPLLPALIFLVVVTQLPFAATLVISLWDWNALYPDDRAFTGFGNYGTVLGDSDLRGAVLTTALLTATVVLVSLVLGLALALLLDRRFRGRGVVRTMAITPFLLVPVAAALMWKHLLFNPEYGLLNGLLAAFGDLFGFTAPQPDWISEMPLLAVEAALIWQWTPFMMLILLAGLQSRPLELTEAARIDGANNWQIFAHLTLPHLRRYIELGGLLGSIYIVQHFDAVFTITAGGLDTANLPYVVYQEFYQAQDYGVASAAGVLVVLGSLLIATFALRVVSSLFREEGSRS; from the coding sequence ATGAACACCACGACCACCCGCACCCCCGCGCCCCCCGCCCGCCCCGCGGCGGGAGCCGCCCGGCCGCCGCGGCCGAGCCGGGTCTCGTCCTGGGCCCGCAGGGCACCGCTCCTCCCGGCCCTGATCTTCCTCGTCGTCGTCACGCAGCTGCCGTTCGCCGCCACCCTGGTGATCTCGCTGTGGGACTGGAACGCCCTCTACCCGGACGACCGCGCGTTCACCGGATTCGGCAACTACGGCACGGTGCTGGGCGATTCCGACCTGCGCGGCGCCGTCCTCACCACGGCGCTGCTGACCGCCACGGTCGTGCTGGTCAGTCTCGTGCTCGGGCTCGCGCTCGCGCTGCTCCTCGACCGCCGCTTCCGCGGGCGCGGCGTGGTGCGCACCATGGCCATCACGCCGTTCCTGCTCGTGCCGGTGGCCGCCGCGCTGATGTGGAAGCACCTGCTGTTCAACCCCGAGTACGGGCTGCTCAACGGCCTGCTCGCCGCGTTCGGCGACCTGTTCGGGTTCACCGCGCCGCAGCCGGACTGGATCTCCGAGATGCCGCTGCTCGCGGTGGAGGCGGCGCTGATCTGGCAGTGGACGCCGTTCATGATGCTGATCCTGCTGGCCGGCCTCCAGAGCCGCCCGCTCGAACTCACCGAGGCGGCCCGCATCGACGGCGCGAACAACTGGCAGATCTTCGCCCACCTGACGCTGCCGCACCTGCGCCGCTACATCGAACTCGGCGGCCTGCTCGGCTCGATCTACATCGTCCAGCACTTCGACGCGGTGTTCACCATCACCGCCGGCGGTCTCGACACCGCCAACCTGCCCTACGTCGTCTACCAGGAGTTCTACCAGGCGCAGGACTACGGCGTGGCCTCCGCGGCCGGGGTGCTCGTCGTCCTCGGCTCGCTGCTCATCGCCACGTTCGCGCTGCGCGTGGTGTCCTCGCTGTTCCGGGAGGAGGGGAGCCGGTCATGA